The DNA sequence AAGATGATTACCGGAAACTGTTCGAACAGATGAATAACGAAGGTGAAGAACTGCTCAATCCTTGAGTCAGACTCGTTGCGCTCGCCCATTTCGGAAAGGATCTTTAATTACCGGACGATCCGGTTTCCCGTAGAGATGTCATTTCTGGACAGATACTCTATAATACAGCTCAACCAACGTTTGAGCACGAATCCGCTTCGGATTTCCTGCTCCAACCAATCCAGAATACCAGTTCTATTTCAGCAGAGTCGGGCACAGCTGTGGCGATTTTACAGATACTTAAAGGGAAAGTTCCCGAACAGATCATCGAGCTGAGCGGAGAACGGGTGATAATGGGGCGACATCCCAATTGTGAGATCGTCCTCGATAATGTCGCCGTCAGCCGCTACCACGCCCAGATTCTGGAAAGCCATGGTTTCTACTACCTGGAAGATCTGCACAGCCGCAACGGCACTCTGCTCAACGGCACGGTCATCGAAGGTCGGACCGAACTGCACGAGAACGATACGATCAGCATCTGCGATATCCAGATGCAGTTCCTCGTCGATTATGAACCGTCCCCCGATTTTATCGATTCGGCGATCCAGCAGACGCTGGAAGTCACCAATCGGTCGCTGAAAGAAAACCAGCATCTGGCCCTCGATGATGGCACGACGGAAGGTGTTCTCGATGGGTCCTCGATCATCAGTCAGCTGGATCTGAATACGAGTAGCCAGCTGCGGATCAGCGTCAAACCCGAAGTCAAACTGCACGCGGTACTGGAGATCAGCCAGATTCTCAGCCGGGCATTGAAACTGGACGACGTACTACCGCGTATCCTGGACGGTCTGTTCAAGATATTTGCCCAGGCGGACCAGGGCTTCATCATGCTGCAGAGTCCGGAACGCAAAAAGCTGATTGTTAAAGCAACGAAGGCCCGTCGCCGCGAAGACGAAGATTCGATTCGCATCAGTACCACGATCGTCCGCCAGGCGATCATGAGTGGTTCCGCCATCCTGAGTGCCGACGCGGTTGAAGATGATCGCTTCAAGATGAGCGAGAGCATCACGTCGCTCCGCATCCGTTCCATGATGTGCGTGCCGTTGATGTCGCAGGCCGGGGATGTACTCGGCGTAATTCAGATCGCGACCCGCGATATCGGTCAGCAGTTCAACAAGGACGACCTGGACGTCATGGTGGCGATTGCCCAGCAGGCGAGCCTCGCCGTCGACAATGCGAAGCTGCACGAAGACCTGGTTCGGCAGCGGGACATCGAGCGGGACCTGGAGTTCGCCCACCAGATCCAGTTGGGTTTACTGCCACATAACCGACCGAAGTACAAAGAATACGAGTTCTTTGATTTTTACGAATCAGCCCAGAGTGTCGGCGGCGATTACTTCGACTACATCGAACTGCCCGGCGGAAAGCTGGCGGTGACGCTGGGGGATGTCGCCGGCAAGGGGGTTCCGGCAGCTATTCTGATGGCCCGCCTGTATGCCTCGGCCCGCTATCATGTGCTTTCCCGAAATGCAGCGGACAAGGCACTGGCCGAACTGAATGCAGAAATCGCCTCCAGTGGTGTAGGCCTGCGATTCATTACATTCATACTGGCGGTGCTGGATCCGAAGAAGCATACGGTTTCAATTGTCAACGCCGGTCATATGGCGCCGCTGTTACGACGAACGTCCGACGGAACCGTGAAGCAGGTGGCTCAGGAAAAGTCAGGCATGCCGCTGGGCGTGATGAAGACACAGACGTTCCATGTGGAAACGATCACACTGGAAAAAGGGGATACACTCCTGATGTATACCGATGGTGTGACCGAGGCCATGGATCAGAAGAACCGACTCTATCACCGGGATCGGCTGGTCAAGTATCTCAAATCGGCGCCTGAAGAAGTCGAACCCCTCGTCAAGGGACTGCTCTCGGATGTGGAGTCGTTCCGCAAGGATTCGATGCAGAAGGACGACATGTGCGTTGTCTGCTTCCGCCGCAAATCATAAAACAGAGACAGAGCCACGCACCAACAGGATGTTCCGCTCTCACGTTCAACCACTCACCGGATGAGGCCCGTTTTGACTACTGATGTATTATCCATTCTCGGCAAGGACGGCAAAGTTGCCCGGCGGCTCGACCATTACGAGGAACGCCCCGAGCAACTGGAGATGGCCGAAGCCGTCGTACGGGCGATGGAAGAGAAGCATCACCTGCTGGTGGAAGCGGGAACCGGGGTGGGCAAAAGTTTCGCATACCTCGTACCGGCGATCCTGGAGACCTGCAGACAGAACGAGACCCGTACGGGCAAAGACCGTAAACGACTGATTGTCTCTACCAATACGATCAGTCTGCAGGAACAGTTGATCAATCGCGATATCCCGTTCCTGAACGCCGTGCTCCCGGTAGAATTCTCTGCGGTGCTGGTAAAGGGGCGGTCGAATTACATCAGCCTGCGTCGACTGAAAGGGACCGTCGAGCGGGCCGGGAATACGTTCTCGAATGAAGAAGAACTGAGTCAGCTCGATCAGATCGCGCAGTGGTCCCGCAAGACAAACGATGGCAGCCGGTCTGACCTGGATTTTCGTCCGCATCCCAAAATCTGGGACGAGATTCAGAGCGAACACGGCAACTGCCTGGGCAAACGGTGTGCGACTTACAATGAATGCTTTTATTACCGGGCCCGCCGCCGCGTCTGGAATGCGGATGTGCTGGTGGTGAATCATGCCCTGTTTTTCTCAGACCTGGCGATCCGCCGGGAGGGGAGCAGTATTCTCCCTGATTACGATACGGTAATTCTGGACGAAGCCCACACCATCGAAGCAGTGGCGGGGGACCACCTGGGGCTTTCGATTACCAACAGTCAGTTCGATTACCTGTTCAGCAAGCTGTATAACGACCGGACCCAGAAGGGCCTGTTGATGCATCACAACCTGGTCGACTGCCAGCAGCATGTGATGCGGCTGCGTTTCATGGTCGAGGACCTGTTCGATCATCTGCTGGAGTGGCAGTCCCGAGAGGGGCTGGCCAACCGTCGCATTCGCCAGTTGCCGCCGGTCGAAAATGCGGTTACCCACGAAATGAAGCTGCTGGCTGCCCAGATTTCGGAATACGCATTCCGTTTGAACAGCGAAGAAGAAAAGATCGAACTGCAGTCGGCAGCCGAACGCTGTTCCGCGCTGGGCGATGGCTTACAGAGCTGGCTCACACAGCAGGCCGATGCCGATTCGGTCTACTGGGTGGAAGTCTCTCGCGGACGCAACCAGCGTATCAAGATGGTTAATGCGCCCATCGACGTGGGACCGGTGTTGCGGGACGAACTGTTCAACCAGGCTCAGACGGTGATTCTGACGAGTGCCACCCTGGCGGTCGGCGATCAGGATTTCAGTTTTACGCGATCGCGGCTGGGACTCAATCAATGTGAGGAACTGAAGCTGGGAAGCCCCTTCGATTACCGGGAGCAGGTGCGACTCATCCTGCCCGATCCGATGCCGGATCCCGGGGAAGCGCCGGCGGAGTATGAGCGTGCGGTGACCGAGAAACTGAAACAGTATCTCGAACAGACCGACGGCCATGCCTTTGCACTGTTTACCAGTTACAAGATGATGAAAAATTGTGCCGACCAGATATCAGGCTGGCTGCAGGATCATAACCTGGCCTTGTATCTGCAGGGGGAAGGATTGCCTCGTTCCCTGATGCTGGAGCGGTTCCGCAATAATCCCCGTGGGGTGTTGTTCGGGACCGACAGTTTCTGGCAGGGGATCGATGTGCCCGGTGATGCGTTGACCAATGTGATTATCACCAAGCTGCCCTTTAGCGTGCCCGATCATCCTTTACTGGAAGCCCGGGTCGAAGCGATTCGGAATCGGGGAGGGAATCCGTTCATGGATTATCAGATTCCGGAAGCGATTATTAAGCTGAAGCAGGGGTTTGGTCGTCTGATTCGGACTGCCAGCGATCAGGGGCAGGTCGTGATTCTGGACCCGCGGGTGCGGACCAAGCGTTATGGTCAGAAGTTTCTGGAGAGCCTCCCGGATTGCACCGTGATTATCGACCGGGATGACTGAGCGCGGCGGCGGTTTGTTAATCTGAGCCGAAGACGATATCGCTGCTGCAGAAGGAACCGCCGAAGTTATTTGCGAGGGTGACCACCTGGTCCAGTCCATCCATAAACAGGTTGCGACTCAGGTCGGTCAGAGGGTGCAGGAACAGTGACCAGAGTACACCGTCGCCGATGGCGTAGCGCGCGTCGAGGGAACGGTCGAAATTGGCTTCCATTACGTCCCAGAGATCCTCTTCGTCCAGATCCTCTTCTTTAATGATCGGCGTCATGATGCGAACCCGGTCGTGGATCTCATCGACGATTAAAAACAGGATGCGTTTGTGGTACTCCACTTTCCAGCATCCGTCACCGGTCTCCAGGGGAGTGCTGACATCTTCAATGATTTGTGAAATCGATTGCGGGGTTAAGGAATTTTTTATGGTTGCAATCATTGTCCTGCTCCTTGAACAATTCTTAAAACGGTTGAAATCGAGAACCGGTTTCAGCAGCAGTGTGAACCCGGTCGTGGGTTACCTGTCAGTCACAATGTTCAATCAGAGATTGATGCGTCATGCGCGGCGACA is a window from the Gimesia benthica genome containing:
- a CDS encoding ATP-dependent DNA helicase; this translates as MRPVLTTDVLSILGKDGKVARRLDHYEERPEQLEMAEAVVRAMEEKHHLLVEAGTGVGKSFAYLVPAILETCRQNETRTGKDRKRLIVSTNTISLQEQLINRDIPFLNAVLPVEFSAVLVKGRSNYISLRRLKGTVERAGNTFSNEEELSQLDQIAQWSRKTNDGSRSDLDFRPHPKIWDEIQSEHGNCLGKRCATYNECFYYRARRRVWNADVLVVNHALFFSDLAIRREGSSILPDYDTVILDEAHTIEAVAGDHLGLSITNSQFDYLFSKLYNDRTQKGLLMHHNLVDCQQHVMRLRFMVEDLFDHLLEWQSREGLANRRIRQLPPVENAVTHEMKLLAAQISEYAFRLNSEEEKIELQSAAERCSALGDGLQSWLTQQADADSVYWVEVSRGRNQRIKMVNAPIDVGPVLRDELFNQAQTVILTSATLAVGDQDFSFTRSRLGLNQCEELKLGSPFDYREQVRLILPDPMPDPGEAPAEYERAVTEKLKQYLEQTDGHAFALFTSYKMMKNCADQISGWLQDHNLALYLQGEGLPRSLMLERFRNNPRGVLFGTDSFWQGIDVPGDALTNVIITKLPFSVPDHPLLEARVEAIRNRGGNPFMDYQIPEAIIKLKQGFGRLIRTASDQGQVVILDPRVRTKRYGQKFLESLPDCTVIIDRDD
- a CDS encoding SpoIIE family protein phosphatase codes for the protein MAILQILKGKVPEQIIELSGERVIMGRHPNCEIVLDNVAVSRYHAQILESHGFYYLEDLHSRNGTLLNGTVIEGRTELHENDTISICDIQMQFLVDYEPSPDFIDSAIQQTLEVTNRSLKENQHLALDDGTTEGVLDGSSIISQLDLNTSSQLRISVKPEVKLHAVLEISQILSRALKLDDVLPRILDGLFKIFAQADQGFIMLQSPERKKLIVKATKARRREDEDSIRISTTIVRQAIMSGSAILSADAVEDDRFKMSESITSLRIRSMMCVPLMSQAGDVLGVIQIATRDIGQQFNKDDLDVMVAIAQQASLAVDNAKLHEDLVRQRDIERDLEFAHQIQLGLLPHNRPKYKEYEFFDFYESAQSVGGDYFDYIELPGGKLAVTLGDVAGKGVPAAILMARLYASARYHVLSRNAADKALAELNAEIASSGVGLRFITFILAVLDPKKHTVSIVNAGHMAPLLRRTSDGTVKQVAQEKSGMPLGVMKTQTFHVETITLEKGDTLLMYTDGVTEAMDQKNRLYHRDRLVKYLKSAPEEVEPLVKGLLSDVESFRKDSMQKDDMCVVCFRRKS